A DNA window from Linepithema humile isolate Giens D197 chromosome 6, Lhum_UNIL_v1.0, whole genome shotgun sequence contains the following coding sequences:
- the LOC105671375 gene encoding MOXD1 homolog 1, protein MKMLLLRVTVILISCWIVVCDLLDLYVQHMDETMRTKWYKKHPIDSVSRRIKRSFGYEMPQFKLPEAELLNAELHKPIDSIKMQQDKRCWLLDEIRDERFPKDVERINSNKQKENSDSKDEHDRSTSIREIMSMLKSKSIDADDEIEPTISQNPKEHKKDEIHMSHRYSESEENRDNNDKPLEINERKPVIVDNLGLLYKRSKKSFESRKKQSFGSNSIDQQSFDNSWLKKNEIRKNDVWKYLYAPLKNLDPEEKFENPSRVEETKSPFIDSKERTRVPQTLTAKKEEDEIYMPHYFPESEEKRTDKFMEIEDSEDVNEMENDEDSLFEIIKENERQFSFDEPSLKKTPKPSETQVPKKYLPMSDKPFKPTENAKSIETKNDRPKRSAPNYRLSRYEKLDDDGDVVLEWDPLDEKEVTFRVTGKTLGYVGIGFNDKNSMKGADILLTWVDDHTGVANALDMHGVKEMNAAPHADSLQDVRVRGGSQNATHTTVEFVRKWQTCDPQDYPLSEDTVTVIWAMHHTDPELNTAAWHERKRGGKILRLKTAATYSPPETLNALHWDVKLNPFNITGDEHTIYWCKIFQIAPAFSHEKHHMIGYAPLVEKANEDLVHHMILYECSTDSILERHTRLAGAKCYSQTIPKEWNLCTRPVLTWIRGSKGEWLPEHIGISIGEHKNKSFYMLEVHYNNPGLRKVIDQSGVRLYLSPRLRSNEAGIFFTGMAVTPLHLVPPQQKEYATAGYCASHCTNASLPEKGINVVSVVLHSHLAGRRLNLKHIRQGKELPRIVQDNHFDFNYQLSHVLQKEVNVLPGDELVTECVYGTLNRTKPTLGGWAASEEMCLAFVMYYPTTHLVSCYSLTPVEDLFKTLGVVSFKGMTMESVKKLFLKDDYISSSINQLSTSPKSIDEEDNADVFKEAQSVLETMRDYTNNNEPNVFTQLIIQNPEEFRGRTMADHMITMPWTDELLAKAIENILYHGKHMTFCKRKDYEYYMSPTVLNFPNYTALPKANDTICSELKITSATSGVPRSLVINLVNIFIVLIFMI, encoded by the exons ATGAAGATGCTGTTACTGAGAGTAACCGTGATATTGATCTCGTGCTGGATCGTCGTTTGTGATCTATTGGATCTCTACGTCCAGCACATGGACGAGACTATGAGGACAAAATGGTACAAAAAACATCCCATCGATTCTGTCTCCAGAAGGATAAAGAGAAGTTTTGGGTACGAAATGCCGCAATTTAAATTGCCGGAGGCCGAATTACTGAACGCCGAATTACATAAACCCATTGATAGCATTAAGATGCAACAAGATAAAAGATGCTGGTTGTTGGACGAGATAAGAGACGAACGGTTTCCAAAGGATGTAGAGCGCATCAATTCGAATAAACAAAAGGAAAATTCGGATTCCAAAGACGAACATGACAGGTCGACGAGCATCAGAGAAATTATGTCTATGTTAAAATCGAAGTCTATTGATGCTGACGACGAAATAGAGCCAACAATCTCGCAGAATCCAAAGGAGCATAAAAAAGATGAGATACATATGTCGCATCGTTATTCAGAATCAGAGGAAAATCGCGATAACAATGACAAACCTCTGGAAATCAATGAACGGAAGCCAGTTATAGTGGATAATTTAGGTCTTCTTTACAAAAGATCAAAGAAAAGTTTTGAATCGCGAAAGAAACAGTCGTTCGGAAGTAACAGTATCGATCAACAATCGTTTGATAATAGTTGGTTGAAGAAAAACGAAATTCGCAAGAACGACGTTTGGAAATATTTGTATGCACCGCTGAAGAATTTGGATCCGGAAGAAAAATTCGAGAATCCTTCACGCGTCGAGGAAACTAAATCGCCATTTATTGATAGTAAAGAAAGAACCAGAGTTCCTCAAACTCTGACGGCtaagaaagaagaagacgaGATTTATATGCCACATTATTTTCCGGAATCAGAGGAGAAACGCACTGACAAATTTATGGAAATCGAAGACTCAGAGGATGTCAACGAGATGGAAAACGATGAGGATTCGCTGTTCGAGATCATCAAAGAGAACGAGCGTCAATTCTCGTTCGACGAGCCGAGTTTGAAAAAGACGCCGAAGCCGTCTGAAACGCAAGTGCCGAAGAAATACTTACCAATGTCGGATAAACCGTTCAAGCCAACGGAAAATGCGAAGAGCATCGAAACGAAAAATGATAGACCGAAGAGGAGCGCGCCAAATTACAGACTCTCCAGATACGAGAAACTGGATGACGACGGGGACGTCGTTCTCGAGTGGGATCCCTTGGACGAGAAGGAAGTGACCTTCAGGGTCACCGGTAAAACCTTGGGCTACGTCGGCATCGGTTTCAACGATAAGAACAGCATGAAGGGCGCTGATATCCTGCTCACTTGGGTGGACGATCATACGGGCGTCGCCAACGCACTG GATATGCACGGTGTCAAGGAGATGAACGCAGCGCCGCATGCTGACTCGCTTCAGGACGTGCGAGTGCGTGGCGGATCGCAAAATGCCACTCACACCACCGTAGAATTCGTCAGGAAGTGGCAGACGTGCGATCCTCAGGATTATCCCCTCTCG GAGGACACCGTCACGGTGATATGGGCCATGCATCATACCGATCCAGAATTAAACACGGCGGCATGGCACGAGAGGAAACGAGGCGGAAAGATTTTAAGGCTGAAGACAGCCGCCACATATTCGCCACCGGAAACTCTGAATGCACTGCACTGGGACGTGAAGCTCAATCCG TTTAACATCACCGGCGACGAGCACACTATTTACTGGTGCAAGATCTTCCAGATCGCCCCGGCTTTCTCGCACGAAAAACACCACATGATAGGG TACGCGCCGCTCGTGGAGAAGGCGAACGAGGATCTGGTCCATCACATGATCCTGTACGAGTGCTCGACGGACTCGATCCTCGAGAGGCATACCAGGTTAGCCGGCGCTAAATGCTACAGCCAAACGATACCGAAGGAGTGGAACTTGTGTACGAGACCCGTCCTCACTTGGATTCGTGGCAGCAAAG GAGAGTGGCTGCCCGAGCACATCGGTATCTCGATAGGAGAACACAAAAATAAGTCGTTTTACATGCTGGAAGTCCATTACAATAATCCAGGCCTGAGGAAGGTAATCGATCAGAGCGGCGTAAGACTTTACTTGAGTCCGAGGCTTCGTTCTAATGAAGCCGGCATCTTTTTTACCGGCATGGCGGTGACCCCTCTTCATCTGGTGCCCCCGCAGCAGAAGGAGTACGCCACAGCCGGATATTGCGCTTCACACTGCACCAACGCG TCGTTGCCCGAGAAAGGCATCAATGTCGTGTCCGTCGTGTTGCATTCGCACTTGGCCGGTCGTCGGCTCAACTTGAAACACATTCGACAAGGAAAGGAATTGCCGAGGATAGTCCAGGACAATCACTTCGACTTTAATTACCAGCTGTCTCACGTGCTGCAGAAGGAAGTAAACGTGCTGCCTGGCGACGAGCTCGTTACAGAATGCGTTTACGGCACTTTGAACAGAACGAAACCGACGCTGGGTGGTTGGGCGGCTTCCGAGGAGATGTGCCTGGCGTTCGTCATGTATTATCCGACGACGCATCTCGTCTCCTGCTACAGTCTAACACCTGTCGAAGACCTCTTTAAAACATTAGGCGTGGTCAGTTTCAAGGGGATGACGATGGAGTCCGTGAAAAAGCTGTTTCTGAA GGATGATTACATTTCGTCTTCGATCAATCAACTTAGCACTTCTCCGAAATCAATAGACGAGGAGGACAATGCGGACGTTTTCAAAGAGGCTCAATCTGTGTTAGAAACGATGAGAGATTACACAAACAATAATGAACCGAATGTCTTCACGCAGCTCATTATTCAAAACCCTGAAGAATTCCGAg GACGAACTATGGCTGATCATATGATAACTATGCCATGGACGGATGAATTGCTCGCGAAagcaatagaaaatattctttatcacGGCAAGCACATGACATTCtgcaaaagaaaagattaCGAATATTATATG TCGCCAACAGTTCTGAATTTTCCGAATTACACAGCACTACCGAAGGCGAACGACACAATCTGCAGCGAGCTGAAGATTACGTCTGCCACCTCCGGAGTTCCTCGTTCTCTCGTGATAAACCTGGTCAATATCTTCATAGTTTTAATCTTTATGATCTAA
- the LOC105671376 gene encoding trichohyalin isoform X2, which yields MRRTRHVVLPVRSWQYIGLLIVSLMCLTLGLVSRDREGHSGSLAGPELTHRAPHEVDACPNLNPFTNMPSCLITEKPAKSIDNLQTEVSGSRISSRRSILSRSLSLDRLSRTGSQEIRERSSENRDRRTTDRLSRTRLSDESINRLRDDSRFRTITQARNTRNSFDPATRLSRTRDLISRATDRRSVEQRSLSVERRLADRANSRFEDRRSTERRELNENARRQNSIDRRNSLNLQRRMNDHRDRRSLSTERRMLSEGNRQESREFLADRREHRDLARSRADRRIETRERRSVERRAIENRDAERSSREDRKHLLERSARLARGDVDRNNNLDRRNRERSQENRRALLDRVANQERKSRSSVVTRDSRENLIKSTDRRSTERLNALGRETSVKRVRSLESGIERSDERRLSSERRFLTRSAERREINQAERRKAESRLVDRRSLDRVASRVSPEDSRRERINRSQRIVSRRDSRGNTEFSDDSRATLAESRHGFENIANREQRDRLARYSRSANRNSVDRQGLARVRDSRDSSTERRDLSAERRERTSRLQRSHEGRRVFQQSRETERRMFERTLERRVLERRIALDSARLDSRRIDASSKSREESRIQDRRLERSPELRVSRERILEKRSARDSRSREERRVLQSREPERRMSGRTLERRIVERQIALDSARLDSRRIDVNLKSREESRMQDRRLERSPELRVSRERILEKRSARDSRSREERRVLQSREPERRMSGRTLERQVLERRIALDSARLDSRRIDVNLKSREESRMQDRRLERSPELRVSRERILEKRSARDSRSREERRVLQSREPERRVSERTLERRVLERRIALDSARLDSRRIDVNSRSREESRMQDRRLERSPELRVSRERILEKRSARDSRSREERRVLQSREPERRVSERTLERRVLERRIALDSARLDSRRINVNSRSREESRMQDRRLERSPELRVSRERILEKRSARDSRSREERRVLQSREPERRMSGRTLERRVVERRIALDPTRLDSRRIDISLKSREESRTQDRRLERDTELRQSLRMMQHRTDSKAAAFENRVLRSSERRSDARRNLQIRSLERRVARLVENRLAEIPEKESVRHLRQRSANQNQDPSRLASLRRIVRASDAPEENREQRRRSTERMLFRIADNDRLSAKRERNLQDARVHRNVEIKAKIVPELMMNYELLKYPGSYDFMKQAFILALCTVYGLSLYKGKKSFMSNIMQQMQRFIVW from the exons ATGCGGCGTACACGCCACGTAGTATTGCCCGTACGATCCTGGCAGTACATCGGGCTCCTGATAGTGTCCCTGATGTGCCTGACGCTGGGACTGGTATCCAGGGATAGGGAAGGACACTCCGGCAGCCTCGCAGGACCCGAACTCACGCATCGAGCTCCCCATGA GGTAGACGCCTGTCCAAACTTGAATCCTTTCACCAACATGCCTTCGTGTCTGATTACCGAAAAACCTGCAAAATCAATTGACAATCTACAGACAGAAGTATCGGGATCCAGAATATCATCTCGAAGATCGATACTCTCTCGATCGCTCAGTCTCGATCGCCTGTCCAGAACAGGTTCACAGGAGATCAGAGAACGATCGTCTGAAAACCGCGATCGAAGGACAACCGACAGACTGTCGAGAACACGTCTTTCCGACGAATCCATCAATCGACTTCGAGACGACTCCCGATTTAGGACAATCACGCAAGCCCGCAATACCAGAAACTCGTTCGATCCCGCTACTCGCCTTTCTCGAACGCGGGATCTGATCAGCCGAGCAACCGATCGTCGTTCTGTCGAACAGAGATCGCTAAGCGTCGAACGTCGTCTGGCCGATCGTGCAAACTCGCGATTTGAAGATCGTCGATCCACGGAACGGCGCGAACTCAATGAAAACGCGCGTCGGCAAAATAGCATCGACCGGCGAAACTCTCTGAATCTTCAGCGCCGCATGAACGATCATCGCGATCGTAGGTCGCTCTCGACGGAGCGACGAATGCTGAGCGAAGGCAATCGGCAAGAATCGCGCGAATTTCTAGCGGACCGTCGCGAGCACCGAGATTTGGCGCGAAGTCGTGCGGATCGTCGAATCGAGACGCGCGAGCGTAGATCTGTCGAGCGACGTGCGATTGAAAATCGGGATGCGGAACGATCGAGTCGCGAGGACCGCAAACATCTTTTGGAACGTTCGGCGAGGCTTGCCCGAGGGGACGTCGATCGTAACAATAATTTGGATCGCCGAAATCGAGAGCGAAGTCAGGAGAACCGTCGCGCTCTTCTCGATCGCGTCGCGAATCAAGAACGGAAGTCTCGATCTTCGGTTGTTACCAGGGATTCTCGTGAAAATCTGATTAAGTCCACCGATCGCCGATCAACGGAACGTCTAAACGCTCTCGGCCGCGAAACATCGGTCAAACGAGTTAGGTCGCTTGAATCCGGCATCGAAAGATCCGACGAGCGCCGATTGTCCTCCGAACGAAGATTCTTGACTCGATCTGCTGAACGTCGCGAAATTAATCAGGCTGAGCGCCGAAAGGCTGAGAGTCGTCTTGTTGATCGAAGGTCCCTCGATCGAGTGGCATCGCGAGTTTCACCCGAGGACTCACGTCGAGAAAGAATCAACCGTTCGCAAAGAATCGTGAGCCGACGCGATTCACGTGGAAACACAGAATTCAGCGACGATTCTAGAGCCACTTTAGCAGAATCGCGTCACGGTTTCGAAAATATCGCGAATCGAGAGCAAAGAGATAGACTCGCCCGATACTCTCGTTCGGCGAATCGCAATTCCGTGGACCGACAGGGACTCGCAAGAGTCAGGGATTCTAGAGATTCATCGACGGAACGACGAGATTTGTCTGCGGAGCGACGAGAACGGACGAGTCGCTTACAACGATCTCACGAAGGACGAAGAGTTTTTCAGCAATCTCGTGAAACGGAACGACGAATGTTTGAGAGAACATTGGAAAGACGAGTTTTAGAGCGTCGAATTGCTTTGGATTCGGCACGACTTGATTCGCGAAGAATCGATGCCAGCTCGAAATCACGCGAAGAATCTAGGATACAGGATCGACGTCTAGAACGAAGCCCAGAGTTGCGAGTTTCTCGCGAAAGGATTCTGGAAAAACGATCTGCTCGGGATTCACGATCTCGCGAAGAACGAAGGGTTCTTCAATCTCGCGAGCCTGAACGACGAATGTCTGGAAGAACCCTAGAAAGGCGAATTGTAGAGCGTCAAATTGCTTTGGATTCGGCACGACTTGATTCGCGGAGGATCGACGTTAACTTGAAATCACGCGAAGAATCTAGGATGCAGGATCGACGTCTAGAACGAAGCCCAGAGTTGCGAGTTTCTCGCGAAAGGATTCTGGAAAAACGATCTGCTCGAGATTCACGATCTCGCGAAGAACGAAGGGTTCTTCAATCTCGCGAGCCTGAACGACGAATGTCTGGAAGAACCCTAGAAAGGCAAGTTTTAGAGCGTCGAATTGCTTTGGATTCGGCACGACTTGATTCGCGGAGGATCGACGTTAACTTGAAATCACGCGAAGAATCTAGGATGCAGGATCGACGTCTAGAACGAAGCCCAGAGTTGCGAGTTTCTCGCGAAAGGATTCTGGAAAAACGATCTGCTCGGGATTCACGATCTCGCGAAGAACGAAGGGTTCTTCAATCTCGTGAGCCTGAACGACGAGTGTCTGAAAGAACATTGGAAAGACGAGTTTTAGAGCGTCGAATTGCTTTAGATTCGGCACGACTTGATTCGCGAAGGATCGACGTTAACTCGAGATCGCGTGAAGAATCTAGGATGCAGGATCGACGTCTAGAACGAAGCCCAGAGTTGCGAGTTTCTCGCGAAAGGATTCTGGAGAAACGATCTGCTCGAGATTCACGATCTCGCGAAGAACGAAGGGTTCTTCAATCTCGCGAGCCTGAACGACGAGTGTCTGAAAGAACATTGGAAAGACGAGTTTTAGAGCGTCGAATTGCTTTGGATTCGGCACGACTTGATTCGCGAAGGATCAACGTTAACTCGAGGTCGCGTGAAGAATCTAGGATGCAGGATCGACGTCTGGAACGAAGCCCAGAGTTGCGAGTTTCTCGCGAAAGGATTCTGGAGAAACGATCTGCTCGAGATTCACGATCTCGCGAAGAACGAAGGGTTCTTCAATCTCGCGAGCCTGAACGACGAATGTCTGGAAGAACGCTAGAAAGGCGAGTTGTAGAGCGTCGAATTGCTTTGGATCCGACGCGACTTGATTCGCGAAGAATTGACATCAGCTTGAAATCACGCGAAGAATCCAGAACGCAGGATCGGCGTCTGGAGCGAGACACGGAATTGCGACAATCGCTGCGAATGATGCAGCACAGGACGGACTCCAAAGCAGCAGCTTTTGAAAATCGAGTCCTTCGTTCTTCCGAAAGGCGGTCGGATGCGCGACGCAATCTTCAGATTAGAAGCCTAGAGCGTCGAGTGGCTCGATTAGTCGAGAACCGACTTGCCGAAATCCCTGAGAAAGAATCTGTCAGACATTTGCGACAAAGATCGGCAAATCAGAATCAGGATCCATCGAGACTCGCTTCTCTTCGTCGAATAGTCAGAGCTTCTGATGCTCCTGAAGAAAACCGCGAACAACGAAGACGATCTACTGAAAGAATGCTTTTCAGAATCGCAGACAATGATCGATTGTCCGCCAAACGAGAACGAAATTTGCAGGACGCACGCGTCCATAGGAATGTAGAAATCAAGGCAAAGATCGTTCCCGAGTTGATGATGAACTATGAACTTCTCAAGTATCCTGGATCATACGACTTTATGAAACAAGCTTTCATCCTGGCACTTTGTACCGTTTACGGGCTGTCTCtttataaaggaaaaaaatcttttatgag CAACATAATGCAGCAAATGCAGCGTTTTATAGTCTGGTAA
- the LOC105671376 gene encoding trichohyalin isoform X1 has translation MRRTRHVVLPVRSWQYIGLLIVSLMCLTLGLVSRDREGHSGSLAGPELTHRAPHEVDACPNLNPFTNMPSCLITEKPAKSIDNLQTEVSGSRISSRRSILSRSLSLDRLSRTGSQEIRERSSENRDRRTTDRLSRTRLSDESINRLRDDSRFRTITQARNTRNSFDPATRLSRTRDLISRATDRRSVEQRSLSVERRLADRANSRFEDRRSTERRELNENARRQNSIDRRNSLNLQRRMNDHRDRRSLSTERRMLSEGNRQESREFLADRREHRDLARSRADRRIETRERRSVERRAIENRDAERSSREDRKHLLERSARLARGDVDRNNNLDRRNRERSQENRRALLDRVANQERKSRSSVVTRDSRENLIKSTDRRSTERLNALGRETSVKRVRSLESGIERSDERRLSSERRFLTRSAERREINQAERRKAESRLVDRRSLDRVASRVSPEDSRRERINRSQRIVSRRDSRGNTEFSDDSRATLAESRHGFENIANREQRDRLARYSRSANRNSVDRQGLARVRDSRDSSTERRDLSAERRERTSRLQRSHEGRRVFQQSRETERRMFERTLERRVLERRIALDSARLDSRRIDASSKSREESRIQDRRLERSPELRVSRERILEKRSARDSRSREERRVLQSREPERRMSGRTLERRIVERQIALDSARLDSRRIDVNLKSREESRMQDRRLERSPELRVSRERILEKRSARDSRSREERRVLQSREPERRMSGRTLERQVLERRIALDSARLDSRRIDVNLKSREESRMQDRRLERSPELRVSRERILEKRSARDSRSREERRVLQSREPERRVSERTLERRVLERRIALDSARLDSRRIDVNSRSREESRMQDRRLERSPELRVSRERILEKRSARDSRSREERRVLQSREPERRVSERTLERRVLERRIALDSARLDSRRINVNSRSREESRMQDRRLERSPELRVSRERILEKRSARDSRSREERRVLQSREPERRMSGRTLERRVVERRIALDPTRLDSRRIDISLKSREESRTQDRRLERDTELRQSLRMMQHRTDSKAAAFENRVLRSSERRSDARRNLQIRSLERRVARLVENRLAEIPEKESVRHLRQRSANQNQDPSRLASLRRIVRASDAPEENREQRRRSTERMLFRIADNDRLSAKRERNLQDARVHRNVEIKAKIVPELMMNYELLKYPGSYDFMKQAFILALCTVYGLSLYKGKKSFMSSNIMQQMQRFIVW, from the exons ATGCGGCGTACACGCCACGTAGTATTGCCCGTACGATCCTGGCAGTACATCGGGCTCCTGATAGTGTCCCTGATGTGCCTGACGCTGGGACTGGTATCCAGGGATAGGGAAGGACACTCCGGCAGCCTCGCAGGACCCGAACTCACGCATCGAGCTCCCCATGA GGTAGACGCCTGTCCAAACTTGAATCCTTTCACCAACATGCCTTCGTGTCTGATTACCGAAAAACCTGCAAAATCAATTGACAATCTACAGACAGAAGTATCGGGATCCAGAATATCATCTCGAAGATCGATACTCTCTCGATCGCTCAGTCTCGATCGCCTGTCCAGAACAGGTTCACAGGAGATCAGAGAACGATCGTCTGAAAACCGCGATCGAAGGACAACCGACAGACTGTCGAGAACACGTCTTTCCGACGAATCCATCAATCGACTTCGAGACGACTCCCGATTTAGGACAATCACGCAAGCCCGCAATACCAGAAACTCGTTCGATCCCGCTACTCGCCTTTCTCGAACGCGGGATCTGATCAGCCGAGCAACCGATCGTCGTTCTGTCGAACAGAGATCGCTAAGCGTCGAACGTCGTCTGGCCGATCGTGCAAACTCGCGATTTGAAGATCGTCGATCCACGGAACGGCGCGAACTCAATGAAAACGCGCGTCGGCAAAATAGCATCGACCGGCGAAACTCTCTGAATCTTCAGCGCCGCATGAACGATCATCGCGATCGTAGGTCGCTCTCGACGGAGCGACGAATGCTGAGCGAAGGCAATCGGCAAGAATCGCGCGAATTTCTAGCGGACCGTCGCGAGCACCGAGATTTGGCGCGAAGTCGTGCGGATCGTCGAATCGAGACGCGCGAGCGTAGATCTGTCGAGCGACGTGCGATTGAAAATCGGGATGCGGAACGATCGAGTCGCGAGGACCGCAAACATCTTTTGGAACGTTCGGCGAGGCTTGCCCGAGGGGACGTCGATCGTAACAATAATTTGGATCGCCGAAATCGAGAGCGAAGTCAGGAGAACCGTCGCGCTCTTCTCGATCGCGTCGCGAATCAAGAACGGAAGTCTCGATCTTCGGTTGTTACCAGGGATTCTCGTGAAAATCTGATTAAGTCCACCGATCGCCGATCAACGGAACGTCTAAACGCTCTCGGCCGCGAAACATCGGTCAAACGAGTTAGGTCGCTTGAATCCGGCATCGAAAGATCCGACGAGCGCCGATTGTCCTCCGAACGAAGATTCTTGACTCGATCTGCTGAACGTCGCGAAATTAATCAGGCTGAGCGCCGAAAGGCTGAGAGTCGTCTTGTTGATCGAAGGTCCCTCGATCGAGTGGCATCGCGAGTTTCACCCGAGGACTCACGTCGAGAAAGAATCAACCGTTCGCAAAGAATCGTGAGCCGACGCGATTCACGTGGAAACACAGAATTCAGCGACGATTCTAGAGCCACTTTAGCAGAATCGCGTCACGGTTTCGAAAATATCGCGAATCGAGAGCAAAGAGATAGACTCGCCCGATACTCTCGTTCGGCGAATCGCAATTCCGTGGACCGACAGGGACTCGCAAGAGTCAGGGATTCTAGAGATTCATCGACGGAACGACGAGATTTGTCTGCGGAGCGACGAGAACGGACGAGTCGCTTACAACGATCTCACGAAGGACGAAGAGTTTTTCAGCAATCTCGTGAAACGGAACGACGAATGTTTGAGAGAACATTGGAAAGACGAGTTTTAGAGCGTCGAATTGCTTTGGATTCGGCACGACTTGATTCGCGAAGAATCGATGCCAGCTCGAAATCACGCGAAGAATCTAGGATACAGGATCGACGTCTAGAACGAAGCCCAGAGTTGCGAGTTTCTCGCGAAAGGATTCTGGAAAAACGATCTGCTCGGGATTCACGATCTCGCGAAGAACGAAGGGTTCTTCAATCTCGCGAGCCTGAACGACGAATGTCTGGAAGAACCCTAGAAAGGCGAATTGTAGAGCGTCAAATTGCTTTGGATTCGGCACGACTTGATTCGCGGAGGATCGACGTTAACTTGAAATCACGCGAAGAATCTAGGATGCAGGATCGACGTCTAGAACGAAGCCCAGAGTTGCGAGTTTCTCGCGAAAGGATTCTGGAAAAACGATCTGCTCGAGATTCACGATCTCGCGAAGAACGAAGGGTTCTTCAATCTCGCGAGCCTGAACGACGAATGTCTGGAAGAACCCTAGAAAGGCAAGTTTTAGAGCGTCGAATTGCTTTGGATTCGGCACGACTTGATTCGCGGAGGATCGACGTTAACTTGAAATCACGCGAAGAATCTAGGATGCAGGATCGACGTCTAGAACGAAGCCCAGAGTTGCGAGTTTCTCGCGAAAGGATTCTGGAAAAACGATCTGCTCGGGATTCACGATCTCGCGAAGAACGAAGGGTTCTTCAATCTCGTGAGCCTGAACGACGAGTGTCTGAAAGAACATTGGAAAGACGAGTTTTAGAGCGTCGAATTGCTTTAGATTCGGCACGACTTGATTCGCGAAGGATCGACGTTAACTCGAGATCGCGTGAAGAATCTAGGATGCAGGATCGACGTCTAGAACGAAGCCCAGAGTTGCGAGTTTCTCGCGAAAGGATTCTGGAGAAACGATCTGCTCGAGATTCACGATCTCGCGAAGAACGAAGGGTTCTTCAATCTCGCGAGCCTGAACGACGAGTGTCTGAAAGAACATTGGAAAGACGAGTTTTAGAGCGTCGAATTGCTTTGGATTCGGCACGACTTGATTCGCGAAGGATCAACGTTAACTCGAGGTCGCGTGAAGAATCTAGGATGCAGGATCGACGTCTGGAACGAAGCCCAGAGTTGCGAGTTTCTCGCGAAAGGATTCTGGAGAAACGATCTGCTCGAGATTCACGATCTCGCGAAGAACGAAGGGTTCTTCAATCTCGCGAGCCTGAACGACGAATGTCTGGAAGAACGCTAGAAAGGCGAGTTGTAGAGCGTCGAATTGCTTTGGATCCGACGCGACTTGATTCGCGAAGAATTGACATCAGCTTGAAATCACGCGAAGAATCCAGAACGCAGGATCGGCGTCTGGAGCGAGACACGGAATTGCGACAATCGCTGCGAATGATGCAGCACAGGACGGACTCCAAAGCAGCAGCTTTTGAAAATCGAGTCCTTCGTTCTTCCGAAAGGCGGTCGGATGCGCGACGCAATCTTCAGATTAGAAGCCTAGAGCGTCGAGTGGCTCGATTAGTCGAGAACCGACTTGCCGAAATCCCTGAGAAAGAATCTGTCAGACATTTGCGACAAAGATCGGCAAATCAGAATCAGGATCCATCGAGACTCGCTTCTCTTCGTCGAATAGTCAGAGCTTCTGATGCTCCTGAAGAAAACCGCGAACAACGAAGACGATCTACTGAAAGAATGCTTTTCAGAATCGCAGACAATGATCGATTGTCCGCCAAACGAGAACGAAATTTGCAGGACGCACGCGTCCATAGGAATGTAGAAATCAAGGCAAAGATCGTTCCCGAGTTGATGATGAACTATGAACTTCTCAAGTATCCTGGATCATACGACTTTATGAAACAAGCTTTCATCCTGGCACTTTGTACCGTTTACGGGCTGTCTCtttataaaggaaaaaaatcttttatgag caGCAACATAATGCAGCAAATGCAGCGTTTTATAGTCTGGTAA